The genomic region ACTGGCAGATTACGTGCACAAAAAAGGACTGAAATTCGGAATCCACCTGATGCGGGGCATTCCAAAGGTTGCCGTTGAAAGAAGATTACCCGTAAAGGGAACTCAGGGGATTACAGCTGATCAGATCAGCTCGGCCGAATTGCTTTGTCCCTGGCTGAGTGACAATCTAACAGTTGATGCCACAAAACCCGGCGCACAGGAGTATTACAACTCGCTTTTCGATATGTACGCGGATTGGGGTGTTGATTTTATTAAGATTGATGACCTGTCAAGACCTTATCATAAAGGTGAAATAGAACTCATACGCAATGCCATTGACCAATGCGGCCGGCCTGTTGTGCTGAGCACTTCACCCGGTGAAACGCCAATCGAATTTGCAGATCATGTGAGAAATCACGCCAATATGTGGCGGATGGTGGATGATGTGTGGGATACGTGGCCTCACTTTGTGCATTTGATTGATATATGTCAGAAGTGGTACCCTTATATAGCCCCGGGAACCTGGCCCGATTGTGATATGATTCCTCTGGGTCGTATATCCATCCGTGGCGAAAGAGGCAATGACCGTATGACTCGACTGACAAGGGATGAACAGTTTTCGTTAATGACCCTGTTCACCATTTTTAAGTCGCCGCTATTTTTTGGTGGCGACTTACCCAGTAACGATGCATTTACCCTGTCATTGCTCACCAATGAGGAAGTATTGAAAATGCACCGGGAAAGCTCAGGGGTAAGGCAACTCTTCAAAAAAGACGGCCATGTGGCTATCACATCAGAAAATACCAACACAGGTGAAAAATACCTGGCTGTTTTTAACCTGAATGACGATGCTACAGCAGCTGAAATCAGGATCAACCTGTCACAATTAGGAATAAAGGGAGAATGTAAAGTAACTGATTTATGGAAAGGAACAACGGTAGTTGGTTATCAGGACACTTTACCGGTTATCTTAAGGCCGCATGAGAGCAGGTTATTTAAGATCAGGGGCAAAAATTGAACGTCATTGCGATGACCGGTTCCTACGGTCAGAAGCAATCTGCCTGCACATGAACACCTCAGCCAGGAGGGACAATTAATAAATGTCTTTCATGGCAATGTTCTGCCTGTGCTAACAGATTGCTTCGTCGCATTTACATTGTCAAAAGCATAAAAAATTTTCTAGCTCCTCGCAATGACGATACTAGTCAACCTTATTAAACTTCTTCAATGCAAACCGTATTACAAACCACGAAATGAGAATGATACCCGGCCAGCTGAGAAACCATAGTATTTGTGATATATACATTTCCTTAATTTTTAGCTTGTTTAATAAACATGATGTTCGGATTCAATTTCGACTGAATCCATCTTATTATTGTTAATCGCCCTCCAGGTATAAAAGATATACGCAATGACAACCGGCACAAACAGACTTACATAGCTCATGGTAAGAAGTGTGTAATGGCTGGATGAACCGTTTTCGATGGTTATGCTGCTTTGCAGATCAGCGAGTGAGGGATATATGGCTGTATGGTTAAAGCCAAGCAGAAGGAACATAGCAAAAACAGTTACAATAGTCCCGGTGCCTGCATACCATATGCCCTTATCGGTTTCTTTCAGCAGTGTAACAGCTATTCCGCCAAGCACCAGTAATACCCCGGCTACAAAAAGCACAGCTACAAGAGGCATCTGGATCAGATTGTGGAAATACTTAAATTTTTCAATAAAGGCCATTTTGGTCTGAGGATCATAAGCGGTTCCCTGTGAAAGCATAATGCTGATCACGAAGGCCAGAAAGAAGACAACAAAAGGAATGGCATTAACCAGGAGGTTTTTCTTAATCCTGCTGTTGATCTCAGTGTTATCAACGGCATTGGCAATGTATAGAACGCCCAGAACCCTGGCAAGGAAAAACACGGCAAGGCCAAGTGCTACGTTCCTCAGATCCAGTACAGCCTCAAGCCCGTGTGCGGCATTGGTCCACCTGGATATGGTAAAATTCTGATCGGCTGCAATATTATCAAACCGGATGATGAAGTTCCCGCCGGTAAAAAGCGTTGCCACTGCTGTGCCCAGCAAAACAGTTGCCCCGATTCCATTGATAAGGAGAAAAGTTTCAAATGTTTTCGGCCCGTAAACATTGCCTGCCTTATTCCTGCTTTCATAAGCGAAAGCCTGAAGTACAAAGCATAACAGAATGGCCATCCAAACCCAGTAGGCCCCTCCGAAACTGGTCGAATAAAAAAGAGGAAATGATGCAAAAAATCCAGCTCCGAATACGACAAGCACAGTGAAAGTAAATTCCCACTTTCTGCCGATTGCATTAATGATAAGAGTGTGTTCCTTTTCTGTTTTACCGAGGGTGTAAATCAGTGTTTGTCCTCCCTGTACAAACAGGAGAAAAACAAGTATACCAGCCAGCAGTGATAAAATAATCCACC from Bacteroidales bacterium harbors:
- a CDS encoding cytochrome d ubiquinol oxidase subunit II, which gives rise to MISQLALQQYWWIILSLLAGILVFLLFVQGGQTLIYTLGKTEKEHTLIINAIGRKWEFTFTVLVVFGAGFFASFPLFYSTSFGGAYWVWMAILLCFVLQAFAYESRNKAGNVYGPKTFETFLLINGIGATVLLGTAVATLFTGGNFIIRFDNIAADQNFTISRWTNAAHGLEAVLDLRNVALGLAVFFLARVLGVLYIANAVDNTEINSRIKKNLLVNAIPFVVFFLAFVISIMLSQGTAYDPQTKMAFIEKFKYFHNLIQMPLVAVLFVAGVLLVLGGIAVTLLKETDKGIWYAGTGTIVTVFAMFLLLGFNHTAIYPSLADLQSSITIENGSSSHYTLLTMSYVSLFVPVVIAYIFYTWRAINNNKMDSVEIESEHHVY
- a CDS encoding glycoside hydrolase family 27 protein, which translates into the protein MKKITFPLCLCCLVLLSADNFKQGEFKKWALTPPMGWNSWDCYGPTVKEQEVKANADYMAEYLKKSGWEYIVVDIRWYVENDKAGGYNQTDPRYTMDEFGRYQPAVNRFPSAAGGKGFTELADYVHKKGLKFGIHLMRGIPKVAVERRLPVKGTQGITADQISSAELLCPWLSDNLTVDATKPGAQEYYNSLFDMYADWGVDFIKIDDLSRPYHKGEIELIRNAIDQCGRPVVLSTSPGETPIEFADHVRNHANMWRMVDDVWDTWPHFVHLIDICQKWYPYIAPGTWPDCDMIPLGRISIRGERGNDRMTRLTRDEQFSLMTLFTIFKSPLFFGGDLPSNDAFTLSLLTNEEVLKMHRESSGVRQLFKKDGHVAITSENTNTGEKYLAVFNLNDDATAAEIRINLSQLGIKGECKVTDLWKGTTVVGYQDTLPVILRPHESRLFKIRGKN